One stretch of Streptomyces hygroscopicus DNA includes these proteins:
- a CDS encoding GntR family transcriptional regulator, which produces MGAPKPKAAQVADALRADIKKMKPGDRLPSQRELAERFGFASQTIQNALAALRTEGLIISAGNLGNFVSDGAAPTSDVHDEIKEIRSQIQSLVERVAVLESRSDQSGA; this is translated from the coding sequence ATGGGAGCACCCAAGCCGAAGGCTGCGCAGGTCGCCGATGCGCTCCGCGCGGACATCAAGAAGATGAAGCCAGGCGATCGACTTCCGTCACAGCGGGAATTGGCGGAACGCTTCGGGTTTGCGAGTCAAACGATCCAGAACGCATTGGCTGCACTCCGAACCGAAGGGCTGATCATCTCGGCCGGGAACCTCGGTAATTTCGTGAGCGATGGCGCCGCCCCGACCAGTGATGTGCACGACGAAATCAAGGAAATCCGCTCCCAAATTCAATCATTGGTTGAACGGGTCGCAGTGCTCGAAAGTCGCTCCGACCAAAGTGGTGCGTGA